Sequence from the Caldisericia bacterium genome:
ATGATATATTTAAACCATTTGTAAAGTTAACAGAAAATGGAAGAGGTTTTGGTTTGGGTTTAAGTTTAGTAAAACATTATGTAGATTTATTGAATGGAACTATTAATGTTGAAAGTGAAGTTGGAAAGGGTTCAATGTTTGTTGTAACTATTCCAATAAGAGTAATTGAAACAAAAGAAATTGAATTTAAAGAGAAAAAAGATATTTTAATAATTGATGAAAATGAATTAACAAGAATTTATTTAAAAAATATTTTAAGAAAATACAATATTATTGAAGCAAGTAATTATAAAGAAGGTATAATAAAAGCATATGAGTCATATCCCAATATTATGATTATTCATTATAATTTACCAGAATTAAATGGATTAGAACTAATAAGATATTTTAAAACACAAGAAGAGTTTAAAGATACAAAATTTATTTTATTTACAGTATCAAAAGAAATAGAAACTGATGAAGCAATAATTATCGATAAAGGGACAAATCCAAATGATATTTTGGAAATTATAAATAATTTAATTGGAGGAAAAAGTTGATATGAAAATATTAATCGTTGAAGATGATCCTTTAACGAGAAAAATGATGGAAAATATGATCAATTTGTTAAAATATGATTTTGAATCTGTTTCAAATGGAGTTGAGGCTATTAATGCTGTTAAAGAAAGAGATTTTGACATAATTTTGATGGATATAAATATGCCTTTAATGGATGGTATAAAAGCAACTGAAGAGATAAGAAAATTAGAGAAAGAGTGCTTTATTATTATGTTAACTTCTTATGGAGATGAAGAAATGATGAAAGATGCTGCATTAAAGGGCGCAGATGATTATATAATAAAACCAGTTGAATTAAATATATTAAAAACAAAAATTGAACTTGCAAGAAAAACCTATATTTTTTATAAATATAAACACGAATTTTTAAAAGAGACAACAAAAAAATTGACATTAAAAGAAGAAGAGATCGAAAAGTTAATAAATGAAAATAGTAAACTAACCTTTGAACTTTTAGAAAAATTATCAAAGATTTCTGAATATAGAGATGATGAAACATTTGAACATACACAAAGAGTAGGAACATTATCTTTTGAAATTTCATTGAAATTAAATCTTCCATATGATTTTTGTTATTATATTAAATATGCATCACCTTTGCATGATATTGGAAAAATTGGAATTCCAGATAGAATTTTATTAAAACCTGCAAAACTTACAGATAGTGAATTTGAAATTATGAAACAACATACAATAATAGGTGCTGAAATTTTAAAAGGTTCAACATCAGCAATATTAAAAATGGCAGAAACAATTGCTTTAACACATCATGAAAGATGGGATGGTAATGGTTATCCCAATAAACTCAAAGGATTGGAGATTCCTTTAGGAGGGAGAATAGTAAATATAATTGATTCAATTGATGCTATGGCAACGAAAAGACCTTATAAAGAAAAATATAGTGAAGAAAGGGTTTTAGATGAGATTAAAAATAATAAAGAAAAGAGATATGACCCACTTTTAGTTGATTTAGTTATAAACTTTTGGGATGAAATAAGAGAGAATTACTATTAAGGAGGTTAATATGTACACAAGAACACTTGAAGAATACTTAAACCTTTTATCTTCTCCTTCACCAACTCCTGGAGGTGGTAGTGTAGGTGATTTGATGCTTTCATTTTCAGCAAGTCTTCTTTCTATGGTATGTGGATTATCAAAAGGAGTTGAAACTTATATTGAAGATTTAAAAAAACTAAGAGATGAATTTTATAATTTATCAATTGAAGATGAGGAGTCATTTAATTTAGTAATGAATGCTTATAAATTGCCAAAAGAGAGTGATGAAGAAAAGAAAATTAGAAAAGAAAAGATACAGGAAGCACTAAAAAAGGCAACAGAGACCCCTTTTAAAAGTTTAAAACTTGCTAAAAATTTAATTCCATTTATTGAAATTTTATTGAAGGAAGGTAATAAAAATGCAATTTCTGATATTGGTGTTGCTATACTTTCATTAAAAAGTGGTGCTTTATCTTCATATTTAAATGTAAAGATAAATTTAAATTCTATTAAAGATGATAATTTTGTAAATGAAATTAGTAATGAATGTGAAAAAATAAAAAATGAGATTTTAGAATTTGCCGAAAGAAGTTTTAAAGAAGTCTTAAATATTTTAAATCAATAATAAACCCTATCTCCTCCTAAAGATTTTGAAAAGTAAGCATATTTATCTGCTTTTTCTAAAAGTTCTATTGAATTAATTGCATCTTCTGGATATGTAGATATGCCAATGCTAGCAGTTATTTTTACACCTTCAATTTCACTTGCATTTATTTCCTCTTTTAATCTATCTGCAATTTTTTTTGCACCTTCTTTATCTGTCATAGGCAAAACTATTACAAATTCATCTCCACCATATCTAAATGCATAATCTGATTTCCTTATAATTCTTTGAACTATTCTTGCAATATTAACAAGAATTAAACTACCAACTTGATGGCCTTTTGTATCGTTGATTCTTTTAAAATTATCAAGGTCAAAAAATATAATAGATAAAGGTAAATTATATCTTTTTGCCTTTTCAAACTCCTTTTCAACTGTTTCTTTTAAAAATCTAAAATTTCCTAATCCAGTTAACTCATCAATTAAACTTAACTTTTTTGTTTCCTCATAAAGTTTTGCATTTATTATTGCAACACCTATAGTATTGGAAAGTGTTTCAATTAAAAGAACATCACTTTCTGTAAATCTATTATAAACTTTTGATTCAATATTAATAACACCAATTGGTTCATTTTCATAAAATATAGGAACTGCAAGTTCAGATTTTGTGCCTAAATCTTCTATATAATCAGGATCTTTTGACACATCATTAACAACAATTGTTTTTCTTTCTCTAAACGCCTTTGTTATTATGCCTTTTGGATAATCTATATCTATTTCAAAATTTTTTATATGGAATCCAAAATTTACCAATTCTTTCAATTTATTATCAACTTTGAGCAAAATACCAACCTTTTCATAACCAAAATTATTAACGAGAACATATACAATTTTCTCTAAAAGATCAATCGTATTTAATGATGAAAGAAAATAATTTGATATTTGATTTATTATATTAATTAATTTTAATTTTTCTTCAATCTCTTTTATTGAATAAATTCTCTCGATAGATATATTTAAAAGATTTCCAATTGTAAGTAATGAATCAA
This genomic interval carries:
- a CDS encoding response regulator, with the translated sequence MKILIVEDDPLTRKMMENMINLLKYDFESVSNGVEAINAVKERDFDIILMDINMPLMDGIKATEEIRKLEKECFIIMLTSYGDEEMMKDAALKGADDYIIKPVELNILKTKIELARKTYIFYKYKHEFLKETTKKLTLKEEEIEKLINENSKLTFELLEKLSKISEYRDDETFEHTQRVGTLSFEISLKLNLPYDFCYYIKYASPLHDIGKIGIPDRILLKPAKLTDSEFEIMKQHTIIGAEILKGSTSAILKMAETIALTHHERWDGNGYPNKLKGLEIPLGGRIVNIIDSIDAMATKRPYKEKYSEERVLDEIKNNKEKRYDPLLVDLVINFWDEIRENYY
- a CDS encoding cyclodeaminase/cyclohydrolase family protein, producing the protein MYTRTLEEYLNLLSSPSPTPGGGSVGDLMLSFSASLLSMVCGLSKGVETYIEDLKKLRDEFYNLSIEDEESFNLVMNAYKLPKESDEEKKIRKEKIQEALKKATETPFKSLKLAKNLIPFIEILLKEGNKNAISDIGVAILSLKSGALSSYLNVKINLNSIKDDNFVNEISNECEKIKNEILEFAERSFKEVLNILNQ
- a CDS encoding sensor domain-containing diguanylate cyclase, which encodes MQILLISLIFILIFLIIFIFFKNIIALKIEFYENKIKNIYKLSELTIKETDLDKLLIKISDYIYKILGFKNVFIYFLDEETNELVLKGTYNLRTYEIDKRRIKLGEGILSKVFETKNWIYIDDVTKEKTYLKVVENIKSEFVYPIFIKNKIKGVLGVESEKSLSKTEIDSLLTIGNLLNISIERIYSIKEIEEKLKLINIINQISNYFLSSLNTIDLLEKIVYVLVNNFGYEKVGILLKVDNKLKELVNFGFHIKNFEIDIDYPKGIITKAFRERKTIVVNDVSKDPDYIEDLGTKSELAVPIFYENEPIGVINIESKVYNRFTESDVLLIETLSNTIGVAIINAKLYEETKKLSLIDELTGLGNFRFLKETVEKEFEKAKRYNLPLSIIFFDLDNFKRINDTKGHQVGSLILVNIARIVQRIIRKSDYAFRYGGDEFVIVLPMTDKEGAKKIADRLKEEINASEIEGVKITASIGISTYPEDAINSIELLEKADKYAYFSKSLGGDRVYY